The Pan troglodytes isolate AG18354 chromosome 8, NHGRI_mPanTro3-v2.0_pri, whole genome shotgun sequence genome window below encodes:
- the UBE2D1 gene encoding ubiquitin-conjugating enzyme E2 D1 isoform X2, with amino-acid sequence MALKRIQKELSDLQRDPPAHCSAGPVGDDLFHWQATIMGPPDSAYQGGVFFLTVHFPTDYPFKPPKIAFTTKIYHPNINSNGSICLDILRSQWSPALTVSKVLLSICSLLCDPNPDDPLVPDIAQIYKSDKEKYNRHAREWTQKYAM; translated from the exons gAATTGAGTGATCTACAGCGCGATCCACCTGCTCACTGTTCAGCTGGACCTGTGGGAGATGACT TGTTCCACTGGCAAGCCACTATTATGGGGCCT CCTGATAGCGCATATCAAGGTGGAGTCTTCTTTCTCACTGTACATTTTCCGACAGATTATCCTTTTAAACCAccaaag atTGCTTTCACAACAAAAATTTACCATCCAAACATAAACAGTAATGGAAGTATTTGTCTCGATATTCTGAGGTCACAATGGTCACCAGCTCTGACTGTATCAAAAG TTTTATTGTCCATATGTTCTCTACTTTGTGATCCTAATCCAGATGACCCCTTAGTACCAGATATTGCACAAATCTATAAATCAGACAAAGAAAA ATACAACAGACATGCAAGAGAATGGACTCAGAAATATGCaatgtaa
- the UBE2D1 gene encoding ubiquitin-conjugating enzyme E2 D1 isoform X1 translates to MTCSTGKPLLWGLFVWTSHSTVCVLFLFCFKFYDVGIVVGKSSFVPAEKPVLKPDSAYQGGVFFLTVHFPTDYPFKPPKIAFTTKIYHPNINSNGSICLDILRSQWSPALTVSKVLLSICSLLCDPNPDDPLVPDIAQIYKSDKEKYNRHAREWTQKYAM, encoded by the exons ATGACT TGTTCCACTGGCAAGCCACTATTATGGGGCCT ATTTGTTTGGACAAGTCACAGCACTGTGTgtgtcctgtttttgttttgttttaaattttatgatgTCGGCATAGTTGTTGGAAAATCCTCCTTCGTACCTGCAGAGAAACCTGTTCTCAAG CCTGATAGCGCATATCAAGGTGGAGTCTTCTTTCTCACTGTACATTTTCCGACAGATTATCCTTTTAAACCAccaaag atTGCTTTCACAACAAAAATTTACCATCCAAACATAAACAGTAATGGAAGTATTTGTCTCGATATTCTGAGGTCACAATGGTCACCAGCTCTGACTGTATCAAAAG TTTTATTGTCCATATGTTCTCTACTTTGTGATCCTAATCCAGATGACCCCTTAGTACCAGATATTGCACAAATCTATAAATCAGACAAAGAAAA ATACAACAGACATGCAAGAGAATGGACTCAGAAATATGCaatgtaa
- the UBE2D1 gene encoding ubiquitin-conjugating enzyme E2 D1 isoform X3 yields MGPPDSAYQGGVFFLTVHFPTDYPFKPPKIAFTTKIYHPNINSNGSICLDILRSQWSPALTVSKVLLSICSLLCDPNPDDPLVPDIAQIYKSDKEKYNRHAREWTQKYAM; encoded by the exons ATGGGGCCT CCTGATAGCGCATATCAAGGTGGAGTCTTCTTTCTCACTGTACATTTTCCGACAGATTATCCTTTTAAACCAccaaag atTGCTTTCACAACAAAAATTTACCATCCAAACATAAACAGTAATGGAAGTATTTGTCTCGATATTCTGAGGTCACAATGGTCACCAGCTCTGACTGTATCAAAAG TTTTATTGTCCATATGTTCTCTACTTTGTGATCCTAATCCAGATGACCCCTTAGTACCAGATATTGCACAAATCTATAAATCAGACAAAGAAAA ATACAACAGACATGCAAGAGAATGGACTCAGAAATATGCaatgtaa